ATATTCTTTTAAAAGAAAAAAATATGCAAAGGGAACAAAGACTACCAGACTTCCAAGCATTATGATTATTGTTTTGAGATCTATTCCGTGAACAAATATCAATACTCCAAATATTGCCACCAGTGTAAGAGAGGTTCCCAGGTCCGGTTGTTTTAATATCAGTATAAATATAGGAAGAATATGAACTCCGGCCTTGATCACATCTTTTAGGCCTGAAAAACTACTTTTATACCTATTCACCAGGAGAGCTGAAAATGTTAACACCATAAAGATCTTTGCAAACTCCGAAGGCTGCAAGTTCATAAACCCCAGGTCTATCCATCTTTTAGCTCCTAATTTACTTACTCCAAATGCAAAAACAGCCAGTAGAGAGAGCAGACTTACCCCATAAATCAGTCTGGAGTATCGCCTGTACAGTTTGAAATCAATCATAGAAAATACAAAATATACCACGATCCCCAAAAGGAGCCAAATCAGATCTTTCTTTAAAAAAGAAGTGGTTTTGGTGTAGGTTGCGCTATATATTGAAAATGCACTGATTACCGCTATCAATAAAGCATTTAATAAAATTCTATAACTCATTTTTTTTACTTTTTTGATCAAAACTCTTATATCTCTATTATTTTTCATTTTTTCCACCTATCTATAATTATTACTATTTCCCTGTATGACCAAATCCACCTGTAGATCTTTTGCTTTTTTCCACCTTATCCGTTTCAACAAATTCCATCTTATAGACCTTTTGAAGGACAAGCTGCCCAATTCTTTCCATGGGATTTATAGTGTACTCATCCGAACTGAGGTTGATCAGGATTATCCCTACCTCTCCTCTGTAATCTGAATCTATGGTTCCAGGAGAGTTTACCAGGGTTATTCCATGTTTCATTGCCAGCCCGCTTCTAGGCCTTACCTGAACCTCATACCCAAATGGTATCTCCATGACAATCCCAGTAGGAATCAACTGCCTTTCCAAACTTTTTAGAGTTACAGGTTTTTCAATATGGGCACATACATCCATTCCAGCTGCACCATCTGTCATATATTTTGGAAGGGCTACACCTTCCTCCGTTATTATCTTGACTTCTACTTTTTTCATAAGTTTTTTCTCCTTTTGCCACTAATCTACACCAATTAAAATTAAAAATCTTTGCCACTGATTACACAGATTTCGTTTTTTGAATCACCAATTGCACGAATTTTTAAATTTTATAGCTGCATCACAGAAGTTTACCACTTTTCGTGATGCATTTAAATCTATTTATTTAAACAATAGAGAGATTTAATACTCGTATATTTTTAGTGTCATTCGTGACTAAAGTTTTTTCATCTGATTCTTCATTGTTAATTCATAATTGATAATTGATAATTTTTCTAATCTCTGCAGTATCTGTATCGAAAATAATTTCCAATTTTCAGTTTAAAGCTTTAACTTTATACATCCCCTAAGATAGTATATGAATAATATTCCTCAGAGAAAACTTTATTCGCCACCTCTTTTATATCCTCGCAGCTTATCTTCTCGATTTCTTCTATAGTTTCCTCAACCGTTTTTATCCTTCCATAGGTCAGGTATGAGTTGGCCAACCTGCTCATCCTGGCCCTGCTGTTTTCCAGACCAAAGGTCAATGAACTTAAAAATTGGTTCTTTGATCTCTCCAGCTCTTTTTCGGTAACACTATTTTTCTTTATCTCCTCAAATTCCTCCAGAACTATCTGAATTACTTCATTATAGTCTTTAGGTGTTGTCCCGGCATAGATGGTAAATAACCCGCCTTCTCTGAAGTTTGACATATAACTGTAGATTGAGTAAGCCAATCCACGATCTTCCCTTATCTTTTGAAATAATCTGGAACTCATATTTCCGGCTAATATATTAGAGATTATAGAATATTTATACCTGTCTTCATCTAAGTAGGAAATTCCTTTAGTGTTTATACATAGGTGGACCTGACTCATCTCTTTTTTAGAAACCTTTTTTCCGGAGTTTATTCTCATGGAAAATTCCCTGGGTATTTGAGTTTCTTTTTTCTCTATACTACCCATGGTATCCTCTAACATCTCCATAACTTTATCTATATCCATATTTCCAGCTAAAGATATTACCATATTTTCCGGTGTATATCTCCTATTGAAATAATCCACTAAGATCTCTCTGCTGATCCCGTTTACACTTTCAATACTCCCTAAAACTATGTTAGATTGGTCTCCGGAGATAGCAAATGTAGAATTTATATCATGCACTTTTTCCTCTGGGATATCCTCATACATATTTATCTCTTCAATCACAACCTTCTTTTCTTTTTCCAGGTTTTCATCTGAAAAAGTAGAATTTAAAAACATATCCGATAAGATATCTACCCCCACTTCCAGCCTGGAAGACAGCAGCTGTATATAATAAGCTGTGGTTTCCTTTCCGGTATATGCATTTATATTTCCGCCCACATCATCTATCTCTTCCGATAGTTCCTTAGCCGTCCTTCTGCTGGTTCCCTTGAACATCATATGTTCTAAAAGATGAGATACACCGTATTCACCGGCCTTTTCATCTTTTGATCCGGTTCCTACAAAGATTCCTATGGTTACCGATTGTATCCCGTCTATCTTATCAAAAAAAACAGGAATTCCGTTTTTTAATTTTTTTTCTATTATCATAATTTCTCTCCTTAATATTCTGCCTTATTCATTGCAATCATCCCTATACCTGTAAAGATAAGATTAGGCATCCATGCTCCAATAAGGGGAGACAAGATTCCTCCCATAGCTATGGCTTCGAAACTAGCCTGGACAATATAATAACCATAACCAAAAGCAATACTGAGGGCTATATTTATAGCCGATGAACCTCTTACATATCTGCTTCCAAGAGACAGACCTAAGATTCCTATGACTACACAGGCAAATGGATAAGCTATCCTCTTATGGAATTCCACTTCAAATTCCTTGGATTCTCCTCCAGTTTTACGGAGAAGTTCAGCTACCTTTCTCAATTCTGTTAAACTTAATTCATCTTTTCTGTATTTAGGAGTCAGAAATAATTTTGGAGCATCTTTTAATTCCGAGTTTCTATAAACATTATGATAGACTACTGTTTTTTCCTCTATCTTATTTTCATTGGCTTCATCTAACTCCCATCTGCCGTAGGCAGTATATCTTGCTGACTTAGCCGTGATTATAGATTTTATAGCATCAAAATTCTCCGTTAAAATTACAATTTCTACTCCATGGGCTATATTTGTCTCTCTATTTATATAGTCAAAATGATAGATATAATCTCCATTTCCCCTAAGGTATACATCATTTTTTTCTGCTGGGATCCTATCTTCATCTATCTGGTTTTTTCTTTTTAACTCACGAGCTACCTTTAATCCTTTTGGCTGTAAGGAATTACTGATATAAAAAACTCCTCCTGCCATGATAAATGCAGCAATTATAGGCAGGAGAACTATCCTTCTAAAACTGATCCCGGAAGTTTTTAGAGCTATCACCTCTAAACTGCTGGCCATCTTATTTATTGTTATTAATCCGCCTAATAGTGCTCCCAGAGGGGATACCTGTACCAGTATCCCAGGAATCAATGCAGCCATATATCTGGCACCTTCAATAGTTGTCATCCTCCCGGAGGTAACATAGTTTATAACTTTGAAGATCTGAGATATAACAAAAATCCCTATAAAAGCAAAGAGGGATAATAGAACTGACTTTATAAATTTAACTATTATATATCTGTCTATTTTTTTCATCTATCCCCTCCTTGCCTTTTTAATATACATAATTCCTGTGAGTCCTGCCAGAAGCAGGTTAGGAAACCATATAGCGATTACCGGATTGATAGTCCCCTTGCTGGATAACACTACTGCTACATTGAATAGGGTTATATATATAAATATCACTGCCATACTCAGTCCATAGCTGACACTTTTTCCGCTTCTATGGTGGCCCAAAGAAAATAATACCCCTAGGATTCCTAAAAATACTGCCGAAAACGGAGAAGCTAATTTTTTCTGCAGCTCTACCCTATAGGGTAAGATCTCTTCAGCAGCACTCTTATTCTCCTTTATTTTTTTTATATTTTTTAGGAGCATCACGGCAGACATAGTGTCTATCTCCTTTATCTCTACATCAAAATCAGAGAGAAATGAAGTCAGCGGATGAACCTGACTCTTAAAACTTCCCCTTAACTTTTCCTTCCCCTCTTCGTCCAATTGATAAAAGGTCGCATCTTCTAAAGTCATAGCACCATCTTTCCAAGTAGTTCTGTCTGCCAGCATGACATTTGGATAGATGTCTTTCTCACTCTTTTGAAAAATAACAACATCCTTTGCCTGGTTTGTTTTGGGGTCCAGCGTATCTATATAGATACTATATTCTCCTACATTTTCTAAAAACGTCTTCTCTGTCAATTGAAATGACGGTGTTTCAGTAGCAATTTTTACCCCTAAGGTCTCAGCTCTCACAAAAGATTCAGGTATTATTTTCTCCTGCAAAAAAATAGTAAGAAAAAATATTCCCACCGACATAAAAAATGGTACTTTCAATATCTTATTCAGACTCATTCCTATAGATACCATAGCCACACTTTCACTGGTTGAAGTCAGCTTATTATAGGTTATCATTACCCCAAGGAAAAATCCCATGGGGATCGTCTGGGACAATATCGGAGGTATGTAGTAGGTAAGCAGATGGAGCATATCCAGTGCCGGTACCCTTTTAACCAGGATACTTTCCATCATCTTTACCATCAATTCTATTAAAAATATAAAGGTGAATAGACTTATTCCAAACAAAACAGGCATTTTTAATTGATTAAACAAATATTTATCTATTATTTTCATAAAATACCCCTTATTTTGACATATATTCTTTTATCTGTTTTTCTACACTTTTTCTGAATTCAAGCTCCTCTAATTTTTCTTTTACAGCTTCAGGGTAGTATCCCTCTAATTTTGTGACATTCTTTAGAAAGAATTTATTTACCCTGCTGTCTTTTGAATATCCTTCCATTCCTGAAGACATACTAGACAGTAAGTTAAAAAATATTAGGAGTACGAAAATTATAAACCCGCCCTTTAACCCACCTAAAACTCCTCCCAAGATGCTGTCTGTCAATCCCATGAACATCTTAGGAAGAATTTTTCTTAAAACGGATAAAATAACAGAACTTGCCATATAGAGTCCTGTTAAAAGAGCTAAATAAGTTAAAAAATATAAAACATTTTCATTTATGTTAACGGTGCCGCTAACATATTCATAGACATAGGGTGTCCACTTTTTAGCCAAAACTACATTTAATATTAAGATGAAAAATGACAGCACCTCAAAGAAAAAACCCTTTTTAAAACCCATTAACACTCCCAAAACTAATATAATTCCAGCTGCAATATCTATATACATTAACTCCTCCTATCTTTCAATTACTCTTACCCAAAGAGCTTTTAAATATAGTGTTTCCGGTATATGCAGTACCCATGGATGATCTGTAGGCTGATAATTTATCCCTATTACCTCTAAACATAAACCATTTTTAGAAGCTGCCATCCTCGTCACTTCCATTACATCCTCTAAACTCATATGGTAAGCACAAGTTATAACTCCTAATATCCCACCTGTTTCCAGCATCTTAAAACTGTCTACGCATAGTTTATAGAAGAAATCTCTTCCCCTCTTTATATCTATTTTTTTCTTGATCAGTGAAGGAGGGTCTAAGGTTATAACATCATATTTTTCTCCCCTGTTTGATAACGTTTTTAAAATAGAGAAGGCGTCTCCCTCTACAACTTCAAATTTATTTTCAAAACCATTTAGTTCATAGTTTTCCAGACATAGTTTCAGAGCATGGGGATTTTTGTCTACAGCTACAACTTTTTGACACCCTTCGGCAAGTGCCGCCACAGAGAACCCGCCGCTAGATGAAAACACATCTAAAAACCTGGTGTTTGAATTTAAAAATGGTCTTATAAATTTTCTGGAATCTCTCTGATCCAGGAAAAAACCGGTTTTTTGACCATCAATTATATCCACCGTATACTTTAAGCCGTTGTCTTCCATAGTTACTCTATCCGGTATATCACCATATATTATTCCCGTCTTCTGTTCTACTCCCTCGTGGGTTCTATTTTCTACATCACTTCTCTCATAGATTCCCTTTGGTTTTGCTACTTTTTTCAATGCATTTATAATCTCCTGACGAAATGCCTCTACACCTGAATTTCTAAATTGCACCGATAGATATTTATCAAATTTATCTACAATCAGCCCCGGTATTCCATCGGCTTCCGAGAAAAATATTCTGGTACAGTTGGTCTCTTTATTTAAATATTTTCTTTTATCGTATGCAACTTTTATTCTATTTAATATAAATTTCTTATCTATAGTTTCTTCCCTGGTTGTCAACACTCTTACCAAAGCATTGGTATTTTCTACAACATAACCACGACCAATAAATGTAAGATCCTCGCTGCATACATCTACTATGTCTCCAGTTTTAACTGTTCCCATTATTTGCTTTATCTCATCTTTAAATACATTTGGATAAAAATTTTGTATCTTCTTTTCCTTATCTTTTTTTAACATTACTCTTGCCATTTTATATCTCCTCAAAACTTTTTTAAATTTTTTCTATACTCTTAATTATAACACAAACCGTTATTTTAATTCTTGTAAAATTTCTCTCTAAAAGAAAGCGGCCTTATATCAATAGAAGGAGTAACTTTTTTGTCACCAATTACACGAATTATAACCGAATTAAACAACTCTGAATTAAAAAAAAATAGCAAATAGATAGATTTCATCTATTTGCTATTTTGATAATCCTTAGTTATGTCCGATATCCTCTAGTTTCTCATTTTTATCCAATAGATAGATAAGGGGGCTGGCCAAGAAGATAGATGAATAAGTTCCTATTAATACTCCTATCAATAGCGTTGTAATAAACACCTTTAAACTAGCTCCACCAAATAATAATATAGCTAGGATAGCCAGAAATGTTGTAAATGAAGTATTGATCGATCTGGTTAAAGTTTGGTTGACACTTAGATCTACAGCTTCTCCCAGTGAACCCGCCTTCTTCTTTTTCAGTACTTCTCTGATTCTGTCAAATACTACTATTGTATCATTTATAGAATATCCTAAGATCGTTAAAACTGCTGCTATAAACGGTGTATTTACCTCGTATCCCAACAGTGCAATTCCTCCTACAGCTATTATAACGTCATGGAAAAGAGCTATTACTGCTGCCAGTGCAAATTTAAACTCAAATCTAACGGTAATGTACCCGACTATTAAGATCAATCCAACAAATAATGCTATTATTGCTGTGCTTTTTAATTCCTCCCCTATAGAAGCTCCTACCTTATCGGATCTAAGCAGGTCAAACTTCCCGCCTTTCTCTTCCAAGTCCTTCATAAAGTCATTTTTTACCTTTTCACTCATCTCAGGTGTTCTTATGATAACTTCATTCCCATCCGAGATCTGTACTTTCCTGCTGTTGTTGTCGATCTGCGGGATATCCAAAGCAATCTCATCCAATATGGGATTTAATTCCTTCAATTCCATAGTTTTTTCAAATTTAACCTGAATAAGGTTTCCTCCGCTAAAATCAAGACCATAGTTTAATCCTTTGGACATCAATGAAACTAAAGCTAATACAACTAATATAGTTGAGAACGTAAAGAATTTTTTTCTATTTTCAATTATTTTTATTTTCACTATTATTTCCCCCTAACACCAAATAAGATTGGCTTATCTATTTTAAATAACATTGTAAATCCTCTAAGTAATACCTTAGTTATTGTGATAGCTGTAAACATCGATGCAAGTACACCTATAGTCAGTGTTACTGCAAATCCCTTTACCGGTCCAGTTCCTAAAGTAAATAAGATAGTTGTTATTATAAGGGTTGTGATATTTGAGTCCATTATTGTACTGAATGCCTTTTTGAATCCTGCCTCTATAGAAGCCATAACTGTATTTCCAAACCTCAACTCTTCCTTTATCCTCTCAAATATAATTACATTGGCATCTACTGCCATTCCCACTGAAAGAATGATTCCTGCAATCCCTGGTAATGTAAGGGTAGCACCAAAGAAATTAAGTGTAGCAAAGGTGATCAGACCAAAACAAATTAATGCCAGGTTGGCTACCACTCCTGGTAATCTGTAGAAAACCATCATAAATACGGCGATTAGTCCTATAGCTATCATTCCAGCTGTTTTTGATTGAGCTATAGATTCATCTCCCAATGTTGCTCCTACCGATCTGGTTTCCAAGATCTCAGCCTTTACCGGTAAAGCCCCTGCATTTAATAGTGATGCAGTATTTTTAGCTTCCTCTACCGTGTAGTTACCTGTAATAACTCCTTGTCCACCAGCTATCTCACTGTTGATTCTAGGAGCAGTCTGTACCACTCCATCCATTGTGATGGCAAGCTGTTTACCTATATTATTTCTAGTTATTTCAGCAAATTTTGCTGCTCCCTCCAGGTTCATTACAAATGAAATTTGAGGTCTCCCCAGGTTGTCGTAAGATACAGCTGCTGATTTTAATGCCTTACCAGTTAATAAAGTTTTTCCCAATGTCCCATCTGCATTTTGTATCTTAAATTCCATAAGCGCAGTTTTTCCGATCATAGCTATTGCTTGTTCTGTATCGGTTATCCCAGGTAATTCAACCATTACCCTCTTATCTCCTACTTTTTGTACAGAAGATTCAGATACTCCCAAGCCGTTTACCCTTCTATTCAACACTTCAATAAGTCTTCCCATAGCTTCATTGTCTAACCTTTGTCCCTCTTCCGGTTTTGCCTCGAGCAGCACATATACTCCGCCCTTTAGATCCAATCCTAATTTTACTGGTTTAGTCATTGTAAACCATGCAGCACTCAGTACAACTATTGCCACAAATATTATTCTGTACATATATCCTTTTCTCATTCTAGCCACTTTTTCTGCCTCCCCTAACGGCTTTCAGCCGAATTGTCTCAAAGTTCTTAATTTATGTAGTAAATTTATAGATACTTTGGTGATACCCTTTTTTATCCTATCTTTTCATATCCAGATACGTTTGCAGAATAATTGCTGCAGCTACCTGATCCACCGTCTTCCTTTTATTTATGGCACCCTTTACACCATTATTCTGCAGCATCTTATCCGCTGACACCGTTGATAACCTTTCATCGATCTCTATAAACTCCAACCCGTCTATCTTTTTGTTCAATTTTTCCATGAATTCCCTTACTTTTTCAGCCTGACGTTTTTCTGTTCCATCCAGACTCTTTGGAATACCAATAACTATACTCTTGGTATTATGCTCTTCACAGAGCTCTTTTACCCTCATTACAGCCTTGGTTTTCCTCCTGTCTATTACTTCTAAAGGGGTTGCTATCATACCCATTATATCGGATTTAGCCACTCCTATCCTTACATCTCCTACATCCAGAGACAAATATCTTTTAAACATATTTTTTTACCTCTTCCTTTTATGGTTTCTCCTATGGAGAAACCAAATTTAAGATATTTAGAAAAAGATTATGCAATAATCTTTTTCTAAAACTTTTTTATTAAATTCAAACTCAAGCCTAAACCTCGGTTTCCCCCATAAGGGTCTACATTTGAAATCAAATTTTAATTATATTTGATTTTAATATTCGTAGAATCCCATCCGAAGGAAGAGTTATAATTTTTCTCCTAATATAGTTCTTGCCACTTTTAAAGCTTCAGGAACTTTATTTCCGTTTTTCCCGCCTGCCTGGGCGAAATCCGGTCTTCCCCCGCCATTTCCATCGGCAATTTTAGCGATTTCACGAACCAGGTCTCCGGCTTTTACCTTCCCCATAAGATCTTTGGTTACTCCTACGGCAAATACAGCTTTCCCGTTATCTGTTCCTAAGATAACTACACAGCTGCCTAATTTATCCTTAGCTTTGTCTACAATCTCACGTAATCCGCCTGCTTCTTTATCTTTAAATGCAGAAACCAACACTTTTACACCATTTATCTCCTCTACATTATCAAAGAGTGAATGAGCTTCATATCCAGCTAATTTAGATTTAAGTGCTTCAACCTCTTTATTAGCGGCCTTTAAATCCTCTACTACCTTATTTGCTTTAGCAATTAAATTCCCGTGATAAGGTTCTGATTTTAATATCTTCGCCAGTTCAAATATACCATCTTCCATTTCATTTACTATCTTATATGAAGTAAACCCTGTTGTTGCCTCTATCCTTCTTACTCCGGCAGCAATTCCAGTTTCAGTTAAGATATTAAATAACCCGATTTCTCCTGTTCTCTCTACATGAGTTCCGCCACATAACTCCATAGAGAATCCCGGTATTTCCACAACTCTTACCTTACTTCCGTATTTGTCTCCAAATAACATTGTTGCACCTTTTTCTTTAGCCTCATCCATAGTAAGTTCTTCAATACTTAAAGGAACATTTCTGAATATCTGCTCATTTACGATTTTTTCCACTTCTTTTATTTGGTCTCTTGTTGCAGCTTCATAGTGAGTAAAATCAAATCTTAATCTATCCTGTGATACCAATGATCCTGCCTGTTGTACATGATCTCCAAGAACTTCTTTTAAAGCTTTATGCAATATATGTGTCGCAGTATGGTTTCTCTTAATCTCTACTCTTCTGTGTTTATTGATAGATAACTCTAACTCTAAACCTTTTTTCAACTTATTTCCGCCCTCTGCCATCTTCACAGTATGGATAAATATATCTTTTTGTTTTCTTACACTTGTAACTGCTCCAAAGATCTCTTCTCCGATTATTTTACCGGTATCGGTAGATTGCCCGCCTGACTCAGCATAAAATGGAGTCTTATCGAAAATTATTGTGTAGTTTCCTTCATTGTTATCTTTTACGTGTAATATTTTAGCTTTTGTTTCAAATACTTCATAACCAACGAAATCAGTTTTTCCATGTTTATCAAAAAACTCTTCTATAAATGAATCCTGCCCGGCTTCTTTAACCACTTCTCTAGACGACCTGGCTCTCTCTCTCTGCTCCTCCATCTTCGCAAGGTAATCATCATGGGAAATAGTTACTCCCTCTTCCTCACAGATCTCCTCTGTAAGTTCATATGGGAATCCAAAAGTGTCGTATAGTTTAAATACTACACCGGCGTCTAATTCTGTCTTATTTTCCGATTTAGCTTTTTTGATCTCGTCCAATGCAATGATCATCCCCTGATCCAGGGTAGCTGAGAATTTCTCTTCCTCAATTCTTACCATTTTCACAACATGATCTTTATTTTTTACCAGTTCCGGGTAAGCTTCTCCCATTAACTCTATTACTGTATCCACTAATTTATACAGGAAATTTTCCTTATTTCCCAGTAACCTTCCATGTCTTACTGCACGTCTCAAGATCCTTCTAAGAACATATCCCCTTCCCTCGTTAGAAGGCAAGATTCCGTCACTTATCATAAATGTAATGGCTCTTATATGGTCTGCGATCACCTTTAATGAGAAATCGATCTTATCATCTTTTCCAAATGTGTATTCAGAATTTGTCAGTTCTCCAGCTTTTTCAATGATAGGAAAAATCAGATCAGTTTCAAAGTTATTGGCTTTTTTCTGCACCATTGCAGCTACCCTCTCAAGACCTGCTCCTGTATCGATGTTTTTCTTTGGTAACGGCTCCAACGACCCATCTTCCATCCTGTTATATTCAGTAAATACCAGATTCCATATTTCGATAAATCTGTCGTCTGTCCCTTCATCTCCTAATTTCGAGTTTTCGTCTCCTCCATACTCTACTCCCAGGTCTACATGGATCTCACTACAAGGTCCGCACGATCCCACAGGACCTGCTGACCACCAGTTATCATCTTCTCCTAATCTTACCAGTCTTTCCATTGGTACGCCAATTTTTTTATTCCAGATTTCCTCAGCTTCATCATCTGTTGTAAATACAGATATCCATAATTTTTCTGGATCTAATTTCAATACCTCTGTGATAAATTCCCAAGACCAGGCTATAGCCTCTTCTTTGAAATAATCTCCAAATGAGAAGTTTCCTAACATCTCAAAGAAGGTATGATGCCTGGCTGTTCTCCCTACATTTTCAAGGTCGTTAGTTCTGATACACTTTTGGTGAGTAACCACTCTCGGTGTAGGAGCTTCTTTTTGTCCTAAAAAATAAGGTTTAAAAGGTACCATTCCTGCTACTGTCAATAGTAGTGTCGGATCATCCGGTATCAATGATGCACTTTCGTAGTGTTTATGCTGTTTTCCTTCAAAAAATTCTATAAATTTTCTTCTGATTTCGTTACCCGTTAAATTATTCATCCTATCCTCCAAAATTTAAATAGTTAAATTATCCTGAGACTCTTATTGGCCCCACAGATATTTTCCTTTGGTTTTTCATTTTAATATTTTGATTTTCACAGATTAAAACCTTTCAACGGAAAGACACAGAGTTATACTGAGATTCTCAGAGATAAAAATCTTTGTTTCAGATACTCTTTGAGAACTTTCTTTCTTTTCCTTTGTGTGCTTTGTGCTCAAGGTTTAAATTTTAAATTTCTTTCTATGTATTATCAATTGTATATTTTATTCAAGTTTTTATTCGTGTCATTAGCGTAATTGGTGGTTAATCTTTTAGTTATTACTTTTCTTAATTTTTATTATATCACATCTAGACATTGAAAAATCAGATAACCTAATCTAATTTAAACCCCTCTCCCAAATAGATCTTTCTTGCTCTTTCGTCGTTGGCTATCTCTTCCGGTGACCCGCTTATCAGGAGTTCCCCCTGAGCCATTACATAGGCCCTGTCGGTGATTCCCAGTGTTTCCCTCACACTGTGGTCTGTGATCAAGATACCCAGTCCTCTTTTTTTCAGATACCTTATAATCTCCTGGATATCCTCTACAGCTATCGGATCTACCCCTGCAAAGGGTTCATCCAACAGAATAAAATCCGGGTTGTTAGCTATTGTTCTGGCTATCTCAACCCTCCTTCTTTCTCCTCCAGAGAGGGAATACCCCATGGATTTTTCCACATGGGTAAGTTTAAACTCTTCCAACAGATCATCTTTTATCTTAATTCTTTCTTCTTTCTTTATCTTTCTCATCTCTAAGATAGCCAGGATATTGTCCTCTACACTGAGGTCTCTAAATATAGATGGTTCCTGGGCCAGATATCCAATTCCCATATTGGCTCTTTTATACATAGGATAATCAGTTATATCCTGTTCATTGAAAAAAACTTTTCCAGATTCAGGTTTTACTATCCCTGTGATCATATAAAAAGTAGTAGTTTTTCCTGCTCCATTAGGTCCTAAAAGCCCAACTATCTCACCCTTATGTACTTCTAAACTTATTTTATTTACAACTCTTCTTTTCTTATAGCTTTTACACAGATCCTGAGCAATTATACTCTTCAAATTTTACCTCCTACTTTTTATAATCTATCCTTACATTTCCTTCGGCATTCAATATCCCTGTTTCCATGAAGTATTTTGCGTAGTCAGCTTCAATATGGTTTTCTATTGTGTCCGCTGCCACATTTTCCCGTAAAACGGCAACCTTAGTTTTATTAAATATTTCTCCCTTATCAGATGATGCAGTCATGACTTTTCCGTCTTTATCCACGTTTTTGAATTCCACATCATTTATAAGAACTGCTATCTCTGTATTCATATCGATATCGGTAATTTCAGATTTAACATC
This region of Psychrilyobacter piezotolerans genomic DNA includes:
- the lptB gene encoding LPS export ABC transporter ATP-binding protein, which translates into the protein MKSIIAQDLCKSYKKRRVVNKISLEVHKGEIVGLLGPNGAGKTTTFYMITGIVKPESGKVFFNEQDITDYPMYKRANMGIGYLAQEPSIFRDLSVEDNILAILEMRKIKKEERIKIKDDLLEEFKLTHVEKSMGYSLSGGERRRVEIARTIANNPDFILLDEPFAGVDPIAVEDIQEIIRYLKKRGLGILITDHSVRETLGITDRAYVMAQGELLISGSPEEIANDERARKIYLGEGFKLD